One window of Stenotrophomonas indicatrix genomic DNA carries:
- a CDS encoding enolase yields MIHQTELRDLLPGMVPFPVDVFPDDQAWLGQHLLPLLKIDLGVLRPELAGSVATMLCPIEPYDGCIGETTEDHHNAFTGTNWIAFELTADNRMRFLGEEGYFIGDQVQDNDALEHITEMRGSYNKARAYFQQHGRLASYSRYGDGEPGEQACLDVLGGQISTGNWIETAEIPAAFALQFTEAADDRHAPDDAECAIITRDGNKFFAVAEVAGYNWCATGADAIVMLYEPESRTVLFSYDWS; encoded by the coding sequence ATGATCCACCAGACTGAACTGCGCGACCTGCTGCCCGGCATGGTCCCCTTCCCCGTCGATGTGTTCCCCGATGACCAGGCTTGGCTTGGCCAGCACCTGCTGCCGTTGCTGAAGATCGACCTCGGCGTGCTGCGCCCGGAACTGGCCGGCAGCGTGGCCACCATGCTGTGCCCGATCGAACCCTACGACGGCTGCATCGGCGAAACCACCGAAGACCACCACAACGCGTTCACCGGCACCAACTGGATCGCCTTTGAATTGACCGCCGACAACCGCATGCGTTTCCTCGGTGAGGAGGGCTACTTCATCGGCGACCAGGTGCAGGACAACGACGCGCTGGAGCACATCACCGAGATGCGCGGGAGCTACAACAAGGCACGCGCGTACTTCCAGCAGCATGGACGCCTGGCCAGCTATTCGCGCTATGGCGATGGCGAGCCTGGCGAGCAGGCCTGCCTGGACGTGCTGGGCGGGCAGATCTCGACCGGCAACTGGATTGAAACCGCGGAGATTCCCGCCGCCTTCGCGCTGCAGTTCACCGAGGCTGCCGACGACCGCCATGCGCCTGACGATGCCGAGTGCGCGATCATCACCCGCGATGGAAACAAGTTCTTCGCCGTGGCAGAAGTGGCCGGCTACAATTGGTGTGCAACCGGTGCCGATGCGATCGTGATGCTGTACGAGCCGGAAAGCCGCACGGTGCTGTTCTCGTACGACTGGTCGTAA
- a CDS encoding acyl-CoA thioesterase produces the protein MSSEHKILARIPISVRWRDMDSMGHVNNAKYISYLEEARVRWMLGVEGVSMTDRIAPVVAATNVNYRLPIVWPNDILVELFVERLGNSSVTIGHRIVDQQDESRLYSDGNVVVVWMDTQTGKSAPLPDAIRNASS, from the coding sequence ATGAGCAGCGAACACAAGATCCTGGCCCGCATTCCGATCAGCGTGCGCTGGCGCGACATGGACAGCATGGGCCACGTCAACAACGCCAAGTACATCTCCTACCTGGAAGAGGCACGCGTGCGCTGGATGCTGGGCGTGGAAGGCGTGTCGATGACCGACCGCATCGCACCGGTGGTGGCTGCCACCAACGTCAACTACCGGTTGCCGATCGTGTGGCCCAACGACATCCTGGTCGAGTTGTTCGTCGAGCGTCTGGGCAACAGCAGCGTGACCATCGGTCATCGCATCGTCGACCAGCAGGATGAGTCGAGGCTGTATTCGGACGGCAACGTGGTGGTGGTGTGGATGGACACGCAGACCGGCAAGAGTGCGCCACTGCCGGACGCGATCCGCAACGCTTCCAGCTGA
- the uvrA gene encoding excinuclease ABC subunit UvrA codes for MAMDFIRIRGARTHNLKNIDLDLPRDKLIVITGLSGSGKSSLAFDTIYAEGQRRYVESLSAYARQFLSVMEKPDLDHIEGLSPAISIEQKSTSHNPRSTVGTITEIYDYLRLLYARVGTPRCPDHGYPLEAQTVSQMVDHMLTLDPEQRYMLLAPVIRDRKGEHAQVFDQLRAQGFVRVRVDGELYEIDAVPPLALRQKHTIEAVIDRFRPREDIKQRLAESFETALKLGDGMASVQSLDDAGATPTLFSSKYSCPVCDYSLPELEPRLFSFNAPMGACPGCDGLGMAEFFDPSRVVVHPELSLAAGAVRGWDRRNAYYFQLIASLAKHYRFDTDAAWNSLPAKVQQAVLYGSGEEAITFTYFTEAGGRTQRKHRFEGIIPNLERRYKETESAAVQEELGKYISEHACPECNGARLNKAARNVFVADRPLPELVVLPIDEALKFFSELSLPGWRGEIAAKIVKEIGERLGFLVDVGLDYLTLERKADTLSGGEAQRIRLASQIGAGLVGVMYVLDEPSIGLHQRDNERLLGTLTRLRDLGNTVIVVEHDEDAIRLADYVLDIGPGAGVHGGEIVGQGSLQDLLDAPRSLTGQYLSGKRAIKIPARRHKPNPKMTLHLRGATGNNLKGVDLAIPAGLLTCVTGVSGSGKSTLINDTLFSLAANEINGASHPIAPYKEIDGLDLFDKVVDIDQSPIGRTPRSNPATYTGLFTPLRELFAQVPESRARGYSPGRFSFNVRGGRCEACQGDGLIKVEMHFLPDVYVPCDVCHGKRYNRETLEILYKGFNINDVLEMTVEDALKLFEPVPSIARKLETLVDVGLSYIKLGQSATTLSGGEAQRVKLSKELSRRDTGRTLYILDEPTTGLHFHDIEALLGVLHKLRDEGNTVVVIEHNLDVIKTADWIVDLGPEGGHRGGTVLVTGTPEDVAACPDSYTGQFLARMLPSTNARPDQPAAVANKPDARPPRKVKPEKPAKKAAAAKSTGKASKTAAAGGTKKKKDA; via the coding sequence ATGGCGATGGATTTCATCCGCATCCGCGGCGCGCGGACGCACAACCTCAAGAACATCGACCTCGACCTGCCTCGCGACAAACTGATCGTGATCACCGGCCTGTCCGGTTCGGGCAAGTCGTCGCTGGCGTTCGACACCATCTATGCCGAGGGCCAGCGGCGTTACGTCGAGTCCCTGTCGGCGTATGCGCGGCAGTTCCTGAGCGTGATGGAAAAGCCGGACCTGGACCATATCGAAGGCCTGTCCCCGGCGATCTCGATCGAGCAGAAGTCGACCTCGCACAACCCGCGCTCGACGGTCGGCACGATCACCGAGATCTACGACTACCTGCGCCTGCTGTACGCACGTGTCGGCACCCCGCGCTGCCCCGACCACGGCTACCCGCTGGAAGCACAGACGGTCAGCCAGATGGTCGACCACATGCTGACGCTGGACCCGGAACAGCGGTACATGCTGCTGGCGCCGGTGATCCGCGATCGCAAGGGCGAGCACGCACAGGTGTTCGACCAGCTGCGTGCGCAGGGTTTCGTGCGTGTACGCGTCGATGGCGAGCTGTACGAAATCGATGCGGTGCCGCCGCTGGCACTGCGCCAGAAGCACACCATCGAAGCGGTGATCGATCGCTTCCGCCCGCGCGAAGACATCAAGCAGCGCCTGGCCGAGAGCTTCGAAACGGCCTTGAAGCTGGGTGATGGCATGGCGTCGGTGCAGTCGCTGGACGACGCCGGTGCGACCCCTACCCTGTTCTCGTCCAAGTATTCCTGCCCGGTCTGCGACTACTCGCTGCCCGAACTGGAGCCGCGCCTGTTCTCGTTCAACGCACCGATGGGCGCCTGCCCCGGCTGCGACGGACTGGGCATGGCCGAGTTCTTCGATCCCTCGCGCGTGGTGGTGCATCCCGAGCTGTCGTTGGCGGCCGGTGCCGTGCGCGGCTGGGATCGCCGCAACGCCTATTACTTCCAGCTGATCGCCTCGCTGGCCAAGCACTACAGGTTCGACACCGACGCGGCGTGGAACTCGCTGCCGGCCAAGGTGCAGCAGGCCGTGCTGTATGGCAGTGGCGAGGAAGCAATCACCTTCACCTATTTCACCGAGGCCGGTGGCCGCACCCAGCGCAAGCATCGCTTCGAAGGCATCATTCCCAACCTCGAACGCCGCTACAAGGAAACCGAATCGGCGGCGGTGCAGGAAGAGCTCGGCAAGTACATCAGCGAGCATGCCTGCCCCGAGTGCAACGGCGCACGCCTGAACAAGGCCGCGCGCAACGTGTTCGTGGCCGACCGCCCGCTGCCGGAACTGGTGGTGCTGCCGATCGATGAGGCCCTGAAGTTCTTCAGCGAACTGAGCCTGCCGGGCTGGCGCGGCGAGATCGCTGCGAAGATCGTCAAGGAGATCGGCGAACGCCTCGGCTTCCTGGTCGACGTCGGCCTGGATTACCTGACCCTGGAGCGCAAAGCCGACACCCTGTCCGGTGGCGAGGCGCAGCGCATCCGTCTGGCCAGCCAGATCGGTGCCGGCCTGGTGGGCGTTATGTACGTGCTCGATGAGCCGTCCATCGGCCTGCACCAGCGTGACAACGAGCGCCTGCTGGGCACCCTCACCCGCCTGCGCGACCTCGGCAACACGGTGATCGTGGTCGAGCATGACGAAGATGCGATCCGCCTGGCCGACTACGTGCTGGACATCGGTCCGGGCGCGGGCGTGCATGGCGGCGAGATCGTCGGCCAGGGCAGCCTGCAGGACCTTCTCGATGCACCGCGCTCGCTGACCGGCCAGTATCTGTCGGGCAAGCGCGCGATCAAGATCCCGGCGCGCCGGCACAAGCCGAACCCGAAGATGACGCTGCATCTGCGTGGCGCCACCGGCAACAACCTGAAAGGCGTGGACCTGGCCATCCCGGCGGGGCTGCTGACCTGTGTGACCGGCGTGTCCGGCTCGGGCAAGTCGACCCTGATCAACGACACCCTGTTCTCACTGGCCGCCAACGAGATCAACGGCGCCTCGCACCCGATCGCCCCTTACAAGGAGATCGATGGCCTGGACCTGTTCGACAAGGTGGTGGACATCGACCAGTCGCCGATCGGCCGCACCCCGCGTTCGAACCCGGCCACCTACACCGGCCTGTTCACCCCTCTGCGCGAACTGTTCGCACAGGTTCCCGAATCGCGTGCGCGCGGCTATTCGCCGGGGCGCTTCAGTTTCAACGTGCGTGGTGGCCGCTGCGAGGCCTGCCAAGGCGATGGCCTGATCAAGGTCGAGATGCACTTCCTGCCCGACGTGTACGTTCCCTGCGACGTCTGCCATGGCAAGCGCTACAACCGCGAAACGCTGGAGATCCTGTACAAGGGCTTCAACATCAACGACGTGCTGGAAATGACCGTCGAAGATGCATTGAAGCTGTTCGAGCCGGTGCCGTCCATCGCCCGCAAGCTGGAAACCCTGGTCGATGTCGGCCTGAGCTACATCAAGCTGGGCCAGAGCGCGACCACGCTGTCCGGCGGTGAAGCACAGCGCGTGAAGCTGTCCAAGGAACTGTCGCGCCGCGATACCGGCCGCACCCTGTACATCCTCGACGAGCCGACCACCGGCCTGCATTTCCACGACATCGAAGCGCTGCTCGGCGTGCTGCACAAGCTGCGCGACGAGGGCAACACGGTGGTGGTGATCGAGCACAACCTGGACGTCATCAAAACCGCGGACTGGATCGTCGACCTGGGTCCGGAAGGCGGTCATCGCGGCGGCACCGTCTTGGTGACCGGTACGCCGGAAGACGTGGCTGCATGCCCGGATTCGTATACCGGCCAGTTCCTCGCCCGGATGCTGCCCTCCACCAATGCGCGACCGGACCAGCCGGCCGCCGTGGCCAACAAGCCCGATGCGCGCCCGCCGCGCAAGGTGAAGCCTGAAAAGCCGGCGAAGAAGGCAGCGGCCGCCAAGAGCACCGGCAAGGCCAGCAAGACCGCCGCGGCCGGCGGCACCAAGAAGAAAAAGGACGCCTGA
- the rplU gene encoding 50S ribosomal protein L21 yields MYAVLVTGGKQYRVAQGEKLRIEKLEVEVGSEIKFDNILLLGDSDGIKIGDALSGAAVTATVLSQGRADKVRIIKFRRRKHHMKRQGHRQYYTEIEITGIAGGSK; encoded by the coding sequence ATGTACGCAGTACTGGTCACCGGCGGTAAGCAATACCGCGTGGCGCAGGGCGAAAAGCTCCGCATTGAAAAGCTCGAAGTCGAAGTCGGCAGCGAGATCAAGTTCGACAACATCCTGCTGCTCGGCGACAGCGATGGCATCAAGATCGGCGACGCCCTGAGCGGCGCTGCGGTCACTGCCACCGTCCTGTCCCAGGGTCGTGCCGACAAGGTCCGGATCATCAAGTTCCGTCGCCGTAAGCACCACATGAAGCGCCAGGGTCACCGTCAGTACTACACCGAAATCGAGATCACCGGCATTGCCGGTGGCAGCAAGTAA
- the rpmA gene encoding 50S ribosomal protein L27: MAHKKGVGSSRNGRDSNPKYLGVKIFGGQAIEAGNIIVRQRGTQFHPGTGVGLGRDHTLFALTDGKVEFTVKGPKKRRTVSVVSVEA; encoded by the coding sequence ATGGCACATAAAAAAGGCGTAGGCTCTTCGCGCAACGGTCGCGACTCCAACCCGAAGTACCTCGGCGTCAAGATCTTCGGCGGCCAGGCCATCGAAGCCGGCAACATCATCGTGCGTCAGCGCGGCACCCAGTTCCACCCGGGCACCGGCGTCGGCCTCGGCCGTGACCACACCCTGTTCGCCCTGACGGACGGCAAGGTGGAGTTCACCGTGAAGGGCCCGAAGAAGCGTCGCACCGTCAGCGTCGTCTCGGTCGAAGCCTGA
- the obgE gene encoding GTPase ObgE: MKLVDEAEIEVFAGNGGNGCIGFRREKFIPLGGPDGGDGGAGGSVWIRADENLNTLVDFRHDRIFKAQRGENGMGRQAYGKGGEDMVITVPVGTVIINVATDEIIGDLTQHGDRLLVAKGGRGGLGNMHFKSSTNRSPRQALPGEPGEERTLKLELKLLADVGLLGFPNAGKSTLIRAVSAATPKVADYPFTTLYPNLGVVKVENYRSFVIADIPGLIEGAADGAGLGAQFLRHLQRTRLLLHLVDISPMEGGVEGVSPVEQVRAIERELEKHDPELLAKPRWLVLNKADLMFEDEAKAAAEKIVAELGWKEPWFLVSALGREGTFPIMSRIMAFFDRQKEDELEAARNAQ; this comes from the coding sequence ATGAAACTGGTAGACGAAGCAGAAATCGAAGTGTTCGCCGGCAACGGCGGCAACGGCTGCATTGGCTTCCGTCGCGAGAAGTTCATTCCGCTCGGCGGCCCGGACGGCGGCGACGGCGGTGCGGGCGGCAGCGTGTGGATCCGCGCCGACGAAAACCTCAACACCCTGGTCGACTTCCGCCATGACCGCATCTTCAAGGCGCAGCGCGGCGAGAACGGCATGGGCCGCCAGGCCTATGGCAAGGGCGGCGAAGACATGGTCATCACCGTGCCGGTCGGCACCGTGATCATCAACGTGGCCACCGATGAAATCATCGGCGACCTGACCCAGCACGGCGACCGCTTGCTGGTGGCCAAGGGCGGCCGCGGCGGCCTCGGCAACATGCATTTCAAGAGCTCCACCAACCGCTCGCCGCGCCAGGCGCTGCCGGGTGAGCCGGGTGAAGAGCGCACGCTGAAGCTAGAGTTGAAGCTGCTGGCCGACGTCGGCCTGCTGGGCTTCCCCAATGCCGGCAAGAGCACTTTGATCCGTGCGGTCTCGGCGGCGACGCCGAAGGTGGCCGATTACCCGTTCACCACGCTGTACCCGAACCTGGGTGTGGTGAAGGTGGAGAACTACCGCAGCTTCGTGATCGCCGATATTCCGGGCCTGATCGAAGGTGCGGCCGACGGTGCCGGCCTGGGCGCGCAGTTCCTGCGCCACCTGCAGCGCACCCGCCTGCTGCTGCACCTCGTCGACATCTCGCCGATGGAAGGTGGCGTGGAAGGCGTTTCCCCGGTCGAGCAGGTGCGTGCCATCGAGCGCGAACTGGAAAAACACGATCCGGAGCTGCTGGCCAAGCCGCGCTGGCTGGTGCTGAACAAGGCTGACCTGATGTTCGAGGACGAGGCCAAGGCCGCCGCCGAGAAGATCGTTGCCGAGCTGGGCTGGAAGGAGCCGTGGTTCCTGGTGTCCGCACTGGGTCGCGAAGGTACCTTCCCGATCATGAGCCGGATCATGGCGTTCTTCGATCGCCAGAAGGAAGACGAGCTCGAGGCGGCCCGCAACGCGCAGTAA
- the rpsT gene encoding 30S ribosomal protein S20 — protein sequence MANIKSAKKRAKQTVVRNARNVAQRSMLRTAVKKVIKALDANDAAGAQAAFAVAQPILDRFSARGLIHKNKAARHKSRLNDRIKALQAA from the coding sequence GTGGCCAATATCAAGTCCGCCAAGAAGCGCGCCAAGCAGACCGTCGTGCGCAACGCGCGCAACGTGGCTCAGCGCTCGATGCTGCGCACCGCTGTCAAGAAAGTGATCAAGGCGCTGGACGCCAACGATGCCGCCGGCGCTCAAGCCGCCTTCGCCGTTGCCCAGCCGATCCTGGATCGTTTCAGCGCGCGTGGCCTGATCCACAAGAACAAGGCTGCTCGCCACAAGAGCCGCCTGAACGACCGCATCAAGGCCCTCCAGGCCGCCTGA
- the murJ gene encoding murein biosynthesis integral membrane protein MurJ, whose protein sequence is MLRGLLSFSSMTMVSRVLGLVRDQVVTSTFGTNAITDAFWVAFRIPNFLRRLFAEGSFATAFVPVFTEVKETRSHAELRELMARTAGTLGGVLMLVTALALIFAPQLASVFASGVDTDPAKQGLLIDLFRLTFPFLLFVSLTALAGGALNSFQRFAMPALTPVILNLCMIAGALWLAPRLGGTPEKQILALGWAVLAAGLLQLLFQLPSLKGIDLLTLPRWGWNHPGVRKVMTLMVPTLFGSSVAQINLLLDTVIAAKLTDGSQSWLSLADRFLELPLGVFGVALGTVILPALARHHVSTDREGFSRSLDWGLRMTLLISVPAMLGLLLLAEPLISTIFQHGQFTAFDTRMTALSVYGLSFGLPAFALLKVVLPAFYARQDTRTPVRAGVAALVANMVFNFALLAVLYQVMVPDELKAQGVMAALGKQPGLHLALGIASALSSYLNLGLLWYWLGKTDVYQRRPGWGGYLLRLLLACTAMVGVLLALLYWLPGFSSMGVWERIGALGLLVGGGGMTYLLAMVAMGFRPRDLRGH, encoded by the coding sequence ATGTTGCGGGGCCTGCTGTCGTTCAGCAGCATGACCATGGTCTCGCGGGTTCTCGGCCTGGTCCGGGACCAGGTGGTGACCTCGACCTTCGGCACCAACGCCATCACCGATGCTTTCTGGGTCGCCTTCAGGATACCCAATTTCCTGCGCCGGCTGTTCGCCGAGGGCTCCTTTGCCACCGCATTCGTGCCGGTGTTCACCGAGGTGAAGGAAACCCGCAGCCACGCCGAGCTGCGTGAACTGATGGCCCGCACCGCCGGCACCTTGGGCGGCGTGCTGATGCTGGTCACGGCACTGGCGCTGATCTTCGCGCCGCAGCTGGCTTCGGTCTTCGCCAGTGGCGTCGACACCGACCCTGCCAAGCAGGGCCTGCTGATCGACCTGTTCCGCCTGACCTTCCCGTTCCTGCTGTTCGTCTCGCTGACCGCCCTGGCCGGCGGTGCGCTGAACAGTTTCCAGCGCTTCGCGATGCCGGCGCTGACCCCGGTCATCCTCAACCTGTGCATGATCGCCGGCGCGCTGTGGCTGGCGCCGCGGCTGGGCGGCACACCGGAAAAGCAGATCCTCGCCCTCGGCTGGGCCGTGCTGGCCGCCGGCCTGCTGCAGCTGCTGTTCCAGCTGCCTTCGTTGAAGGGCATCGACCTGCTGACCCTGCCGCGCTGGGGCTGGAACCATCCGGGCGTGCGCAAGGTGATGACGCTGATGGTGCCGACCCTGTTCGGCTCGTCAGTGGCACAGATCAACCTGTTGCTGGATACCGTCATCGCCGCCAAGCTGACCGATGGCTCGCAGTCCTGGCTGTCGCTGGCCGATCGCTTCCTGGAACTGCCGCTGGGCGTGTTCGGCGTGGCCCTGGGCACGGTGATCCTGCCGGCGCTGGCCCGGCACCATGTCAGCACCGACCGCGAAGGCTTCTCACGCTCGCTGGACTGGGGCCTGCGCATGACCCTGCTGATCTCGGTGCCGGCCATGCTGGGCCTGCTGCTGCTGGCCGAGCCGCTGATCTCCACGATCTTCCAGCACGGCCAGTTCACCGCCTTCGACACCCGCATGACGGCGCTGTCGGTGTACGGCCTGAGCTTCGGCCTGCCGGCCTTCGCGCTGCTGAAAGTGGTGCTGCCAGCCTTCTATGCGCGCCAGGACACCAGGACGCCGGTGCGTGCCGGTGTCGCCGCGCTGGTGGCCAACATGGTGTTCAATTTCGCCCTGCTGGCGGTGCTGTACCAGGTGATGGTGCCCGATGAGCTGAAAGCGCAGGGGGTGATGGCCGCCCTTGGCAAGCAACCCGGCCTGCACCTGGCGCTGGGCATTGCCAGCGCGCTGTCCAGTTACCTGAACCTGGGGCTGCTCTGGTACTGGCTGGGCAAGACCGATGTCTACCAGCGGCGCCCGGGCTGGGGCGGCTACCTGCTGCGTCTGCTGCTGGCGTGCACGGCGATGGTCGGCGTGCTGCTGGCCCTGCTGTACTGGCTGCCGGGCTTCTCGTCGATGGGCGTGTGGGAACGGATCGGCGCCCTCGGCCTGCTGGTCGGCGGTGGCGGGATGACCTACCTGCTGGCGATGGTGGCGATGGGCTTCCGTCCGCGCGACCTGCGTGGGCATTGA
- a CDS encoding bifunctional riboflavin kinase/FAD synthetase, with protein sequence MSRLFRSVEGGELFPNGSVVCIGAFDGLHLGHRALVRHAVARARALGVAAVAVAFEPLPREFFAQGTPPPRLTLARSKVEILHELGVDAIGLLRFDAAMAAMPAETFVRQLLAQRLNAREVWIGPEFCFGNRRRGDLALLQALGAELGFSAGEIEAVDLHGDRISSTRIRQLLQEGDFARVGDLLGRPYSISGRVVRGRQLGRTLGFPTANLRFPKTPALSGIYATWVHGVFDQPWPSVSSFGTRPTVDGVEPLLEAHLFDFQGDLYGRHIEVEFVAKLRDEEKFNDLAALTDQMHRDAEQARAILSEHRLRATA encoded by the coding sequence ATGAGCAGGCTGTTCAGAAGCGTCGAGGGCGGGGAGTTGTTCCCCAACGGAAGCGTGGTCTGCATCGGTGCATTCGACGGCCTCCACCTGGGCCATCGTGCGCTGGTGCGGCACGCGGTCGCGCGTGCGCGCGCCTTGGGTGTGGCTGCGGTGGCGGTGGCCTTCGAGCCCCTGCCGCGTGAGTTCTTCGCCCAGGGTACGCCGCCGCCGCGGTTGACCCTGGCCCGCAGCAAGGTCGAGATCCTGCACGAACTGGGCGTCGATGCGATCGGCCTGCTGCGCTTCGACGCGGCGATGGCGGCGATGCCGGCCGAAACCTTCGTGCGCCAGCTGCTGGCCCAGCGCCTGAACGCCCGTGAGGTCTGGATCGGGCCGGAGTTCTGTTTCGGCAACCGTCGCCGTGGCGATCTGGCCCTGCTGCAGGCGCTGGGCGCCGAGCTCGGTTTCAGCGCTGGCGAAATCGAAGCGGTCGATCTGCATGGTGATCGCATCTCCAGCACCCGGATCCGCCAGCTGCTGCAGGAAGGCGACTTCGCCCGCGTCGGCGACCTGCTGGGTCGTCCCTATTCGATCAGCGGGCGGGTGGTGCGCGGGCGCCAGCTCGGCCGTACGCTGGGCTTCCCCACCGCCAACCTGCGGTTCCCGAAGACCCCGGCACTGTCGGGCATCTACGCGACCTGGGTGCACGGGGTGTTCGACCAGCCGTGGCCGTCGGTGTCCAGTTTCGGCACCCGGCCGACCGTGGACGGCGTGGAGCCGCTGCTGGAAGCGCATCTATTCGATTTCCAGGGCGACCTGTACGGGCGCCACATCGAAGTCGAATTCGTTGCCAAGCTGCGTGACGAAGAGAAATTCAACGATCTGGCGGCGCTGACCGACCAGATGCACCGCGACGCCGAACAGGCGCGTGCCATCCTTTCCGAACATAGATTGCGAGCCACTGCGTGA